A single genomic interval of Microbulbifer variabilis harbors:
- a CDS encoding DUF2974 domain-containing protein, protein MKFQIIKNLFWLSIAFNSAQAQAFEPKSDFSVSLERVRYCQEFLCLKQDTPSEYRAWAIEGVSNSRQLHTQIARVQNPARDKVKNLVFIAAGQQPPGNGAESSVTGQRSGYKKDCGVLKRSCSRSIDGRSLARQLVDSEHFPTDETFLAIAFDTQFNQMINGNEKSRIEKAYLSWLKSKAYASNLETIYLAGSSRGGCLVMRLAKAMRADPDFRNIRTVVHSFDGVCKWTQNELGVTSSFHRNPMNSSYLSYYTDLNTQFPYKDNLYLRQLTGGAEVIELSGVHSFAYTAQDTDLGWYSQRWVNLDHTSIGRDMSQDVRNQTIVPFLQHLDDVL, encoded by the coding sequence ATGAAATTTCAAATAATAAAAAATTTATTTTGGCTGTCGATTGCTTTTAATTCTGCCCAGGCTCAAGCTTTCGAGCCAAAGTCAGATTTTTCGGTGAGTTTGGAGCGGGTTCGGTATTGCCAGGAGTTTTTGTGCCTTAAACAAGACACTCCATCTGAGTATCGAGCCTGGGCGATAGAGGGTGTTAGTAATAGCCGTCAACTTCATACTCAGATTGCTAGAGTGCAAAACCCAGCACGCGATAAAGTAAAAAACTTAGTATTTATTGCTGCAGGACAACAGCCACCAGGAAATGGTGCAGAAAGTTCTGTGACAGGCCAGAGGTCTGGCTATAAAAAAGACTGTGGAGTACTAAAGAGATCTTGCTCTCGCAGTATAGATGGACGTTCACTTGCTCGACAGTTGGTAGATTCAGAGCATTTTCCAACAGATGAGACCTTCTTGGCGATTGCTTTTGATACGCAATTTAACCAGATGATTAATGGTAATGAGAAGTCTCGTATAGAAAAGGCATACCTCAGTTGGCTTAAGTCAAAGGCTTATGCCTCCAATCTAGAGACTATTTACTTGGCGGGTTCTTCTCGTGGTGGTTGTCTCGTTATGAGATTGGCGAAAGCTATGCGAGCTGATCCCGATTTTCGTAATATACGAACTGTTGTACACAGTTTTGATGGTGTTTGTAAATGGACCCAAAATGAGTTGGGAGTAACTTCTTCATTCCATCGTAACCCCATGAATTCTAGTTACTTAAGCTATTACACTGATCTCAATACACAATTTCCTTACAAAGATAATTTATATCTTAGGCAGTTGACTGGTGGGGCTGAGGTCATTGAATTATCTGGGGTTCACTCTTTTGCTTATACCGCTCAAGATACTGACCTAGGGTGGTATTCACAGAGATGGGTAAATTTGGATCATACGAGTATCGGTCGAGATATGAGTCAGGATGTGAGGAATCAAACAATAGTACCCTTCTTACAGCACTTAGATGACGTGCTTTAG
- a CDS encoding CAP domain-containing protein, whose protein sequence is MNDSFKLITAICLSALLAACSGGGGGSDNDNKGIPEVSDDGGMNQNPNPDPNPDPDPDPDPDPDPDPDPDPDPDPDPDPDPDPDPGEDGSFELSLEQKRIMLDTHNEYRERCAKGESGEGNGPESAGNMQTLFWDDALAKMAKERASACYFGHLNEATGIREAFEKVKGEVSFVLPAGSIEIGENVSINIFNPPASQYAAETWAGSVKSWYDESYGYDWDNEFCHAETCGHWAQVCHGETRYVGCAVAECDSIIGSSNPAYNDGAHVVVCNYFPSLDKSRRIPFTNGWGYETCRTCQNYDLPYCVDNMCTGGIAKDWNASEKRNKNVDQCTDGLGRDIVPCSFYDNEGVPPQVTGFKYKYSEGKVILTWNEAIKNGGTHHYKIFRDEEFVGKTRHLTYSDSDLGQEKNYRYKIIAVDHADQRSQPAFLDIVID, encoded by the coding sequence ATGAATGATTCCTTCAAACTAATAACAGCTATCTGTTTATCCGCCCTCCTGGCTGCCTGTTCAGGTGGCGGGGGTGGTTCCGACAATGACAATAAAGGCATTCCTGAGGTTAGTGATGATGGAGGGATGAACCAAAATCCCAATCCTGATCCCAACCCTGATCCCGATCCCGACCCCGATCCCGATCCCGACCCCGATCCCGATCCCGATCCCGATCCCGATCCCGATCCCGATCCCGATCCCGATCCCGATCCCGGTGAAGATGGTTCCTTTGAACTCTCTTTGGAACAAAAACGTATCATGTTAGACACTCACAATGAGTACCGGGAGAGATGCGCGAAGGGTGAATCTGGAGAAGGTAACGGCCCAGAATCTGCCGGTAATATGCAGACCCTTTTTTGGGACGATGCTTTGGCAAAAATGGCCAAAGAAAGAGCATCAGCCTGCTATTTTGGTCACTTAAATGAGGCAACCGGTATTAGAGAGGCATTTGAAAAAGTTAAAGGTGAAGTATCTTTTGTATTGCCCGCTGGTAGTATTGAAATCGGAGAAAATGTTTCAATTAATATTTTTAATCCACCGGCATCGCAGTATGCTGCCGAGACCTGGGCCGGCTCAGTTAAATCTTGGTATGATGAAAGCTATGGGTATGACTGGGATAATGAATTCTGCCATGCAGAAACATGTGGCCATTGGGCCCAGGTATGCCATGGAGAAACCCGTTATGTTGGCTGTGCTGTAGCGGAATGCGATAGCATTATTGGTTCTAGTAACCCTGCCTATAACGATGGCGCACATGTGGTGGTATGTAATTACTTCCCCTCATTAGATAAGAGCCGACGTATTCCTTTCACCAACGGCTGGGGATATGAAACCTGTAGAACGTGCCAAAACTACGACCTTCCCTACTGTGTTGATAACATGTGTACTGGAGGGATAGCCAAAGATTGGAATGCCTCAGAAAAAAGAAACAAGAATGTAGATCAGTGTACCGATGGCTTGGGCAGAGATATAGTACCTTGTAGCTTTTACGATAATGAGGGTGTCCCACCGCAGGTAACAGGGTTCAAATATAAATACTCTGAAGGAAAAGTAATATTAACATGGAATGAAGCCATTAAAAATGGTGGCACACATCACTATAAGATATTCCGCGATGAGGAGTTTGTAGGTAAAACCCGTCACTTGACCTACAGTGACTCTGATTTAGGTCAGGAAAAAAACTATAGATATAAAATAATTGCTGTGGATCATGCTGATCAAAGAAGTCAGCCAGCATTTCTGGATATAGTTATTGATTAA
- a CDS encoding fatty acid desaturase family protein — protein sequence MGIFTIAALLPHWATYIVAVFLLAGRQQALAAIMHETGHKTLFATRAYNKFVCKWLSSPFLLMDGETYIKSHMMHHRKAGTDQDPDLQNYKDYPVSKKSLVRKFSRDFLGLTGLKANLYLFLSGRDLLSRKKRVNFQLTRGLFVNSVMFAILWAFGVPQLYLLWIVAYLTVYMAIIRMRQIAEHAGVKDLYHLEPKYNTRSVPRGILGLLFVSPTEGLSYHCEHHAFMAVPTYNLRALHKLLKDRGYYDDVELASNYFGVLKQVVR from the coding sequence GTGGGAATTTTTACCATAGCAGCGTTATTGCCACACTGGGCAACTTATATTGTTGCAGTATTTTTACTTGCTGGGCGGCAGCAGGCCCTGGCAGCCATTATGCACGAAACTGGTCATAAAACACTTTTCGCAACTCGAGCCTATAACAAGTTTGTTTGTAAGTGGTTGTCTTCACCGTTTTTGTTAATGGATGGAGAAACCTATATAAAAAGTCATATGATGCATCACCGTAAAGCCGGTACAGATCAAGATCCAGACCTGCAAAACTATAAGGATTATCCTGTCAGTAAAAAGAGTTTGGTTAGGAAGTTTTCCAGAGATTTTTTGGGGTTAACTGGTTTAAAAGCGAATTTATATTTATTTTTGAGTGGGCGAGACTTACTAAGCCGTAAAAAGCGAGTGAATTTTCAGTTAACCCGAGGTTTATTCGTTAATAGTGTAATGTTTGCCATACTGTGGGCTTTTGGTGTCCCGCAGTTATATCTATTGTGGATTGTGGCTTATCTTACCGTGTATATGGCTATTATTCGGATGCGTCAGATCGCCGAACACGCAGGGGTCAAAGATCTTTACCACTTGGAACCAAAATACAATACGCGTTCGGTGCCTAGGGGTATTTTAGGGCTTCTGTTTGTCAGTCCCACAGAAGGTTTGAGTTACCATTGTGAACATCATGCCTTCATGGCAGTGCCCACTTATAACCTCAGGGCGTTGCATAAGTTGCTAAAGGATCGTGGTTATTACGATGATGTTGAGCTGGCCAGTAACTACTTCGGTGTTTTGAAACAGGTAGTGAGATGA
- a CDS encoding LysR family transcriptional regulator ArgP: MLDLKQLQAFAFVVEEQSFDKAAALLHVSQSAVSQRIKALEGQVGQALLIRSTPLRPTEAGLKVLGYFQQMHLLQHELLADIDPEGSKTRYSNQNKVRIALNSDSLDTWFLKAVTPIIRSHHLLVDLKVDDQEATLELLKNGEVIGCISSVTSNLQGCQSILLGHMAYYPVCTPAFKEHYFSDPVDVDEFRYAPAVEFNYKDQLQSRYLKQFWGIEAGQYPSHEIPSSKGFLNFLTLGLGWGMAPDIQVEDLLRQEKLIKLTPDQHLKIPLYWHVWNLKSKLIKEITHTLAEYAHKVLHQ; this comes from the coding sequence ATGTTAGATCTCAAACAGCTTCAGGCCTTTGCTTTCGTGGTAGAGGAGCAGAGTTTTGATAAGGCCGCCGCTTTGCTTCACGTCAGTCAATCTGCAGTATCCCAGCGAATCAAAGCGCTTGAGGGACAAGTCGGGCAGGCCCTGCTCATCCGATCAACACCACTACGCCCTACTGAAGCCGGTCTTAAGGTGCTGGGTTATTTCCAACAGATGCACCTTTTGCAACACGAGCTGCTAGCAGACATAGACCCGGAAGGCAGTAAAACCCGTTATAGCAACCAAAATAAGGTGCGTATCGCCCTTAACTCGGACAGTCTGGATACTTGGTTCCTTAAAGCCGTGACCCCCATCATTCGTTCCCACCACCTACTTGTTGACTTGAAAGTCGATGACCAGGAAGCCACCTTGGAGCTGCTCAAGAACGGAGAAGTCATTGGCTGTATTAGTTCGGTAACCAGTAACCTGCAGGGCTGCCAGTCCATTCTATTGGGACACATGGCTTACTACCCGGTATGCACTCCGGCTTTTAAGGAACACTACTTCTCGGACCCAGTCGATGTGGATGAATTTCGCTATGCCCCTGCAGTTGAATTCAACTATAAGGACCAGCTGCAAAGCCGATACTTAAAGCAGTTTTGGGGAATAGAGGCCGGCCAATACCCGTCTCACGAAATCCCCTCCTCTAAGGGATTCCTCAATTTTCTGACATTGGGCTTGGGCTGGGGAATGGCACCAGATATACAAGTGGAGGATTTGTTAAGACAAGAGAAACTGATCAAGCTGACTCCAGATCAGCATCTGAAAATCCCCTTGTACTGGCATGTTTGGAATTTGAAATCCAAGTTAATTAAAGAAATCACGCATACTTTGGCTGAGTATGCCCATAAAGTATTGCACCAGTAA
- a CDS encoding LysE/ArgO family amino acid transporter, with the protein MTTGGNVISGLLLAPLTKGFITTISLIMAIGAQNAYLLTQSIRRQYHYSIAALCVLMDIVLITSGVYLVSHLAQAEGNWMVWLTWLGVAFLIGYGAMAFRSAFTNKGLEDKKEWVKSRRSALITAVALTLLNPHAYVDTVVLIGSVGAQYAGEGTLFFVIGACSASVLWFALLSVGGSMMQPLFKNPKTWRVLDVLVGIMMWSIAASLLWAQ; encoded by the coding sequence ATGACCACAGGAGGCAACGTGATTTCGGGTTTGCTGCTAGCCCCTCTGACAAAGGGCTTTATCACTACTATCAGCTTGATCATGGCAATTGGCGCGCAGAATGCTTATCTATTGACGCAGAGTATTCGCCGTCAGTACCACTACAGTATCGCTGCGCTGTGTGTTCTGATGGATATTGTCCTGATCACCAGTGGTGTCTACCTGGTGTCACACTTGGCCCAAGCAGAAGGAAACTGGATGGTCTGGTTGACCTGGTTGGGCGTGGCCTTCCTGATTGGCTATGGTGCTATGGCGTTTCGTTCAGCTTTTACCAATAAGGGGCTAGAGGATAAGAAAGAGTGGGTTAAATCCAGGCGCTCTGCCTTGATTACCGCTGTGGCGCTTACCCTGTTAAACCCCCATGCTTATGTGGATACGGTTGTCCTGATTGGCTCGGTCGGTGCCCAGTACGCAGGAGAAGGTACTTTATTCTTTGTGATTGGCGCTTGCAGTGCCTCGGTGCTTTGGTTTGCGCTGTTATCGGTTGGTGGCAGTATGATGCAGCCGCTGTTTAAGAACCCAAAAACCTGGCGAGTACTGGATGTATTGGTGGGTATTATGATGTGGTCGATTGCAGCAAGCTTGCTGTGGGCACAGTAA
- a CDS encoding acyltransferase family protein, whose protein sequence is MAPTITYIPFCLAVMFCGTLIRHSYVSKKNYWYAILAVAGTFSIPLMVLFLYFLGKPVTEDPLRFALPHLIALAIFFVVLLVPFRPWRSLVALGTISYSVYLFHPIVMRGLNWTIQQSWAQSFSAYSVEVYMLATTLVSIALGTLVYKLIEKPAINMGRHLSRNTENKEMAIA, encoded by the coding sequence ATGGCTCCCACCATTACTTATATTCCTTTCTGTCTCGCCGTTATGTTCTGCGGAACCTTGATCCGACATAGTTATGTGAGTAAGAAAAACTACTGGTATGCCATTCTCGCAGTAGCAGGCACCTTCTCTATTCCGCTGATGGTTTTGTTTCTTTATTTCCTAGGTAAACCGGTCACCGAAGACCCTTTGCGCTTTGCCCTACCGCATCTCATTGCTTTGGCTATTTTCTTTGTAGTTCTGCTAGTCCCCTTTAGGCCATGGCGCAGTCTGGTAGCATTGGGAACCATCAGTTATTCCGTTTATCTATTCCACCCCATTGTGATGCGTGGGCTGAATTGGACCATACAGCAGTCGTGGGCACAGTCATTTTCTGCTTATTCTGTAGAGGTCTATATGTTGGCCACAACTCTTGTGAGTATTGCCCTGGGAACTTTGGTGTACAAGCTGATTGAGAAGCCGGCTATCAATATGGGTCGCCACTTAAGCAGAAACACAGAAAATAAAGAAATGGCCATTGCCTAA
- a CDS encoding acyltransferase family protein, with protein sequence MNSRLLNLDALRGLAAILVVWQHSSEVFIRNSSIAQHGTELAEFVNQLDFGRIGVICFFLISGFVIPFSLSSTQSSLKNFAIRRFFRLYPAYWTSLFMALGLTWLISDWMYPAATIAANTTMLQGLMGFDNVQGLYWTLTVELIFYCLCALIFAKRQLANPLVLLLFCWGDYPYL encoded by the coding sequence ATGAATAGCCGTTTACTTAACCTTGATGCACTGCGGGGGCTTGCAGCAATTCTTGTTGTTTGGCAACACAGTAGTGAAGTTTTTATTCGTAATTCCAGTATCGCCCAACATGGCACCGAGCTGGCTGAGTTTGTGAACCAACTAGATTTTGGCCGAATAGGAGTAATCTGTTTCTTTTTAATTTCGGGCTTTGTTATTCCTTTTAGCCTCTCTAGTACTCAAAGCTCTTTAAAGAACTTTGCCATTCGCCGTTTCTTCCGTCTGTATCCTGCCTACTGGACATCGCTATTTATGGCACTTGGCCTAACTTGGCTTATCAGCGACTGGATGTATCCTGCAGCTACTATTGCCGCAAACACAACCATGCTACAGGGGTTAATGGGGTTTGATAATGTGCAAGGGCTTTACTGGACCTTGACAGTTGAATTAATTTTTTACTGCTTATGTGCATTGATTTTTGCCAAACGGCAACTTGCTAACCCCCTGGTCCTACTACTCTTCTGTTGGGGGGATTATCCCTATTTATAG
- a CDS encoding DUF4396 domain-containing protein, whose amino-acid sequence MLNGAMLVWFIFAAISVVFVVWDSITNAPTSWVQRMAWILVVVYTGVVGLILYLLTCRRPFPGGHDAFTRATWKQSVNSEMHCLAGDATGIVIAASIVPFFGLTNGWDATIEYIAGFICGLFIFQALMMLGMYQGNYLKAVRKTFFAETVSMNMVMGGMIPTMVILATLWPESEDPTNATFWFRMSLASIVGGFIAYPINYWLVKNHLKHGCMTLPGLDGPAPCLGFCSPETDPDIKNSQPIPSSTHDSQPEHEGHTMTMQTLPFTASSFWVVGTFLFLLFAILVTNQFVPLKF is encoded by the coding sequence ATGCTAAATGGCGCTATGCTTGTCTGGTTTATTTTCGCGGCTATAAGTGTGGTCTTTGTCGTTTGGGATTCTATCACCAACGCGCCGACCAGCTGGGTACAGCGCATGGCGTGGATACTGGTTGTTGTATATACAGGTGTTGTTGGGCTGATTCTGTATTTACTGACTTGCCGGCGCCCCTTTCCCGGTGGTCACGATGCATTTACGCGCGCCACCTGGAAACAGAGTGTTAATAGTGAGATGCACTGCCTGGCCGGTGATGCCACCGGTATTGTTATTGCCGCATCCATTGTACCCTTCTTTGGACTCACCAATGGCTGGGATGCCACCATTGAGTATATTGCAGGCTTCATTTGCGGGCTGTTCATTTTTCAGGCGTTGATGATGCTGGGTATGTACCAGGGCAACTATTTGAAAGCGGTGCGCAAGACATTTTTTGCTGAAACGGTATCTATGAATATGGTAATGGGGGGAATGATTCCTACCATGGTGATACTGGCTACACTGTGGCCAGAATCGGAAGATCCCACCAATGCCACATTTTGGTTTCGAATGAGCCTTGCAAGCATTGTCGGTGGCTTTATCGCTTATCCCATCAACTACTGGCTGGTAAAAAACCACCTAAAACACGGATGCATGACCCTACCAGGACTGGATGGTCCTGCGCCCTGTCTAGGGTTTTGTTCTCCGGAAACTGATCCTGATATCAAGAATAGCCAGCCAATCCCCTCATCCACCCATGATTCACAACCCGAACATGAAGGGCATACCATGACAATGCAAACATTGCCTTTTACTGCATCCAGTTTTTGGGTAGTGGGAACTTTTCTGTTTCTCTTATTTGCGATACTAGTGACTAATCAGTTTGTGCCGTTGAAGTTTTGA
- a CDS encoding class I SAM-dependent methyltransferase: MSKDPQLVAEQLRKPSGALASDTALQMNKANKATNLAALELLRVVDHDHILEIGPGNGKFAVDVLRKGSSIRYTGIDWSSEMVSSAKNLNSKHIESGQMDFKVGTSERLPFADSQFEKAITVHTIYFLESIKTHLSEIRRVLVPEGKFCLAFGDKSFMQNLSFTSFGFQLFDESDIRTQLIEAGFRVLCCERHIEYGESNTGDRVEKLINIVLCEA, encoded by the coding sequence ATGTCTAAAGATCCTCAACTAGTCGCCGAACAACTAAGGAAGCCATCTGGCGCCTTAGCTTCAGATACTGCACTGCAGATGAATAAGGCTAATAAAGCAACGAACCTGGCCGCACTAGAATTACTTCGTGTGGTGGATCATGACCATATTCTTGAGATTGGGCCTGGCAATGGTAAATTTGCAGTCGATGTACTTCGAAAGGGTTCCAGCATTCGCTATACCGGAATTGATTGGTCTAGTGAAATGGTTTCGAGCGCGAAAAATCTCAACTCTAAACACATTGAATCGGGACAGATGGACTTTAAAGTTGGAACCTCGGAGAGGTTACCGTTTGCTGACAGTCAATTCGAGAAGGCGATTACTGTCCACACTATCTACTTTTTGGAATCTATCAAAACGCATTTGTCTGAAATACGCAGAGTATTGGTGCCTGAAGGAAAGTTTTGCTTAGCTTTTGGTGATAAGTCCTTTATGCAGAATTTATCATTTACATCGTTTGGGTTTCAGCTTTTTGATGAAAGCGATATTCGGACTCAATTAATTGAAGCTGGCTTTAGGGTTCTATGCTGTGAAAGGCATATTGAGTATGGAGAGAGTAATACCGGAGATCGAGTAGAAAAGTTAATAAACATTGTTTTATGTGAGGCCTGA
- a CDS encoding patatin-like phospholipase family protein — translation MAIRILSIDGGGIRGILPGEILVSLEHKLKVQSGNPDARIGDFFDLIAGTSTGAVLGAAYIFPNEEGRPKFSAQETVNIYLKEGDKVFNGGIWPYLDKLRLLKEEKYSTHELEKILKKYFGKTKLSELLKPTCFISYDIKKREQVIFRQHCALVRNEDFLVRDLLRGSTAAPTYFEPARIYSLSPINKKYILVDGGMVASDPALCAYSEAIKFSGVSGIKDMIIVSLGTGKQLTSYKYKETKNWGIFNWARPAIDIALSGGAQMTHYYLKQISSTVENTKYYRIQPDLHDANSALDDASPKNLKKLKKSGERNAKYYDKLLDDIARTLTNTQDNHQYVQRY, via the coding sequence GTGGCGATCCGAATCCTATCTATTGATGGAGGGGGGATAAGAGGCATACTGCCCGGTGAAATATTGGTCTCTCTTGAACATAAGCTAAAAGTGCAATCAGGCAACCCCGACGCCAGAATAGGAGATTTTTTTGACCTCATTGCAGGAACAAGCACTGGCGCCGTATTAGGCGCGGCCTATATCTTCCCTAATGAAGAGGGAAGGCCAAAATTTTCAGCCCAGGAAACCGTTAATATTTATTTAAAAGAAGGAGACAAGGTATTTAATGGTGGAATCTGGCCTTATCTGGATAAGCTGAGACTACTCAAGGAAGAAAAATACTCTACACATGAACTAGAAAAGATTTTGAAGAAATATTTTGGAAAAACAAAGCTTAGTGAACTATTAAAACCCACCTGTTTTATTTCCTATGATATTAAAAAGCGAGAGCAAGTTATCTTTAGGCAACACTGCGCATTAGTGAGAAATGAAGACTTTCTAGTTAGAGATTTACTACGAGGCAGCACCGCCGCACCAACCTACTTTGAACCCGCACGTATTTACTCACTATCACCAATTAACAAAAAATATATACTGGTAGACGGTGGTATGGTTGCCAGTGACCCCGCTTTATGTGCTTACTCAGAAGCCATTAAGTTTAGCGGTGTGAGTGGGATCAAGGATATGATTATTGTGTCTCTTGGTACTGGTAAGCAGCTAACAAGTTACAAATACAAAGAAACGAAAAATTGGGGTATTTTCAACTGGGCAAGGCCAGCTATAGATATTGCATTAAGTGGCGGAGCTCAAATGACCCATTATTACCTGAAACAAATTTCATCAACCGTAGAAAACACAAAGTACTACCGAATTCAGCCAGATCTCCATGATGCGAATTCTGCATTAGATGATGCATCTCCTAAAAACTTGAAAAAACTGAAGAAGTCTGGTGAAAGAAATGCAAAGTACTATGATAAGTTATTAGATGACATTGCTCGGACACTGACAAACACACAAGATAACCATCAATATGTGCAAAGATACTGA
- a CDS encoding aconitate hydratase, with the protein MAMNLAQKLIKSHLVSGSLEPGSPIEIKIDQTLAQDGTGTLVMLELEALGLSQIKTELSAQYVDHNLLQTDFKNADDHLFLQSACRKFGLWFSRPGNGVSHPVHMACFDVPGKTLLGADSHTCAAGSMGMLAIGAGGLQVAMAIAGVPFALKMPKVLGVRLEGELPPWVSAKDIILEMLRRQTVKGCVNKIVEYHGPGLTNLTAMDRHVIANMGQEMGTTASVFPADHAVKAFLKQQHRESDYVEMKADEGASYDEEDTINLSDLEPLIACPSSPDKVVTVREVAGRPIYQSYIGSSANPGLRDFAIPARIVAGRRLADDVSFDINPTSRQLLEELSRSGDLTKLLEVGARLHQTGCGGCIGMGQAPATGRISLRTVPRNFPGRSGTADDQVYLCSPETATASALKGVITDPRDLDMDYPSFSEPEYLPDIRPLLQPPQEIPVAVELIKGPNIKPLPNFEKLPNTLTGPLLLKAGDNVSTDEILPAGAEILPLRSNIPAISRYTFSRIDENFYQRAIKLNGDCFVVGGENYGQGSSREHAAVSSRFLGVRCIIAKSMARIHRRNLINFGVLPLLFENFDDYDRIEQDSILEIDKPIAQLKSNNSVKLLIKPSGESISLRSDLSVDEIEVLEAGGMINQVREKYLSNEK; encoded by the coding sequence ATGGCTATGAACCTCGCACAGAAACTGATTAAGAGTCATCTCGTGAGTGGTTCATTGGAACCCGGTAGCCCAATAGAGATAAAGATTGACCAGACGCTGGCTCAGGATGGTACCGGCACTCTGGTGATGTTAGAGCTAGAGGCGCTTGGTTTATCACAAATCAAAACTGAGCTTTCCGCCCAGTATGTAGACCACAACCTTCTACAGACGGACTTCAAAAATGCGGATGATCACTTGTTCCTGCAAAGCGCCTGTCGCAAGTTTGGACTTTGGTTTTCACGTCCTGGAAACGGTGTAAGCCACCCGGTACATATGGCTTGCTTTGATGTTCCCGGAAAGACGTTACTTGGCGCCGATAGCCATACCTGTGCAGCCGGCTCTATGGGTATGCTGGCCATTGGTGCTGGTGGTCTTCAGGTGGCCATGGCTATAGCTGGCGTTCCCTTCGCGCTGAAAATGCCGAAGGTGCTCGGCGTAAGGCTTGAGGGTGAACTGCCTCCCTGGGTCAGTGCCAAGGACATCATCCTGGAAATGTTGCGTAGGCAAACGGTCAAGGGGTGTGTGAATAAGATTGTCGAGTACCACGGCCCAGGTCTCACCAATCTTACTGCTATGGACCGCCATGTAATCGCCAATATGGGGCAGGAGATGGGTACCACGGCCAGTGTCTTTCCTGCCGATCACGCTGTGAAGGCCTTCCTCAAACAACAGCATCGGGAAAGCGATTATGTAGAAATGAAAGCCGACGAGGGTGCGAGCTATGACGAAGAGGACACCATTAATTTATCTGATCTTGAGCCGCTGATCGCCTGCCCATCCAGTCCAGACAAAGTGGTAACCGTACGTGAAGTGGCTGGTCGCCCTATTTACCAGAGCTATATAGGCTCTTCTGCTAACCCTGGGCTGAGGGATTTCGCCATACCAGCGCGTATCGTCGCAGGTCGTCGATTAGCCGACGATGTCTCTTTTGATATCAACCCAACCTCGCGCCAATTGCTAGAGGAGCTTAGCCGGAGTGGCGATCTCACAAAGCTACTTGAAGTGGGCGCGCGCTTGCACCAAACAGGTTGTGGCGGTTGTATTGGTATGGGGCAGGCTCCGGCCACTGGCCGTATCAGCCTACGTACTGTGCCACGTAATTTCCCTGGTCGATCCGGCACAGCCGATGACCAAGTCTATTTATGCAGCCCTGAAACCGCCACTGCCAGTGCACTGAAGGGTGTGATCACCGATCCTCGTGATCTGGACATGGACTATCCCAGCTTTAGTGAGCCGGAATATCTGCCAGATATAAGACCTTTACTTCAGCCACCACAAGAAATCCCCGTAGCCGTTGAGCTGATTAAAGGTCCGAATATCAAACCGTTGCCAAACTTTGAAAAGCTTCCAAACACCTTAACGGGTCCGCTATTACTGAAAGCGGGTGACAACGTTTCGACAGATGAAATACTGCCTGCTGGAGCGGAGATTTTACCTTTACGCTCAAATATCCCCGCCATTAGTCGCTATACATTTTCCCGTATTGATGAAAACTTTTACCAGCGGGCGATAAAATTGAATGGTGACTGTTTTGTTGTTGGTGGTGAAAATTATGGGCAAGGCTCCAGCCGTGAACATGCAGCGGTATCATCACGATTTCTTGGGGTAAGGTGCATAATTGCAAAAAGCATGGCTCGTATCCACCGCCGTAATCTCATTAATTTTGGTGTTCTGCCACTACTTTTTGAGAACTTTGATGATTACGATCGAATTGAGCAGGATTCAATCCTTGAGATTGATAAGCCAATAGCACAACTGAAATCAAACAATTCTGTAAAGCTTTTGATTAAGCCATCCGGTGAGAGTATTAGTCTACGCAGTGACTTGTCAGTAGATGAAATCGAAGTGCTAGAGGCTGGTGGCATGATTAATCAAGTACGAGAAAAGTATCTGAGTAACGAGAAATAG